The following nucleotide sequence is from Cellvibrio sp. PSBB006.
CGGCAAACGCCCCTGGCTGGATGAAGCCAATCGGGCGGCTGAGCAGCCCTGATTTTTATTGAACCCCTGTCCCGCCAGCGTCCCACATTGACGCTTTTTTACTTTAGGTTTATTTGACATTAACCAGAATCTTTTGCATTGTTTGCGTTCTGCCCTTTCTCCTATCCAATCTGATCGACGCTGATAAACGCGTCAATATACCGATAAAAACAGGCCGATTATTATGTTTATACGCGCTTTCTCCCGGTTTATTCTGCTGACTTGTATACTAGTCGCCCAGATAGCCATTGCCGAAGACGGCTACGACATGTGGCTGCGCTACCCGACCGTCTCTGATAGTAGTTTGCTTAAACACTACCGCGCGCAGGTTAAGCACATTGTCAGCGAAGCCGATTCACCCACTTTGCATGCCGCAACGGCTGAATTGCAAACTGGCCTGAAGAGTTTACTGGATACCGAGATCCCCCTAACCAAAAATCTTGCCCGCAAAGGTTCTGTGGTTATCGGTACCCCGCAAGGCTCCCCCTTGATTGCCGCCCTGAAACTTGATGACCGCCTGGCCGAACTCGGACCCGAGGGGTATTTGATTGAACAGACCAAGGTCAACAAGCGCGACGTGTTGGTGATCGCCGCCAACAGTGATGTGGGTGTGCTTTACGGTGTGTTCGATTTGCTGCGCCAGATGCAGACACACCGGAAATTGAATGATCTCGCTATCAGTAGCGCGCCGCGCGTACAGCATCGCGTGGTCAACCATTGGGATAATTTGAATCGCCTGGTAGAACGCGGGTACGCCGGTTTGTCACTGTGGGAATGGGGCAGCCTGCCGGAGTATAAAAACCCGCGTTACACCGATTATGCGCGTATCAATGCGTCGCTCGGCATCAACGGTACGGTAATCAACAACGTCAATGCAGACCCGCGCATCCTCAGCGATCAATTCCTGAAAAAAGTCGCTGCCCTGGCTGACACTTTCCGGCCCTATGGGATCAAGTTGTATCTCTCCATCAATTACGATTCGCCGCGCGCCTTTGGCGATCTGGATTCCGCCGATCCGCTCGATCCGCGCGTGCAAGCCTGGTGGAAGGCGCGCACCGAAAAAATTTATTCCTATATTCCTGACTTCGGCGGTTATCTGGTGAAGGCTGACTCCGAAGGTCAACCCGGCCCGCAAGGCTACGGCCGCAATCATGCCGATGGCGCCAACATGCTGGCTGATGCGCTCAAGCCTTATGGCGGCGTCGTATTCTGGCGGGCGTTTGTCTACAACGCGGATATCGAAGATCGCTTTCGCGGTGCTTACGATGAGTTCACACCACTCGACGGGAAGTTTCGTGAAAACGTCATCCTGCAAGTGAAAAATGGCCCCATTGATTTCCAGCCGCGCGAACCTTTCTCGCCGCTGTTCGGCAACCTGCCGAACACCAACACCATGATTGAATTCCAGGTGACCCAGGAATATTTTGGTTTCGACAAACACCTCGCCTACCAGGGGCCATTGTTTACTGAAGTGCTCAACACCGACACTCACGCCAAAGGGCCG
It contains:
- a CDS encoding alpha-glucuronidase family glycosyl hydrolase; amino-acid sequence: MFIRAFSRFILLTCILVAQIAIAEDGYDMWLRYPTVSDSSLLKHYRAQVKHIVSEADSPTLHAATAELQTGLKSLLDTEIPLTKNLARKGSVVIGTPQGSPLIAALKLDDRLAELGPEGYLIEQTKVNKRDVLVIAANSDVGVLYGVFDLLRQMQTHRKLNDLAISSAPRVQHRVVNHWDNLNRLVERGYAGLSLWEWGSLPEYKNPRYTDYARINASLGINGTVINNVNADPRILSDQFLKKVAALADTFRPYGIKLYLSINYDSPRAFGDLDSADPLDPRVQAWWKARTEKIYSYIPDFGGYLVKADSEGQPGPQGYGRNHADGANMLADALKPYGGVVFWRAFVYNADIEDRFRGAYDEFTPLDGKFRENVILQVKNGPIDFQPREPFSPLFGNLPNTNTMIEFQVTQEYFGFDKHLAYQGPLFTEVLNTDTHAKGPGTTIGKILEGKVFNYSRTGMAAVINPGTDRNWTGHPFVQSSWYAFGRLAWDYTLTAEAIADEWLRMTFTNNEKFIAPLREMMMQSREAGVNYRSPLGLTHLYAQGHHYGPAPWHDKSGRADWTATYYHRASKDGIGFDRTASGSNAVAQYHPAVRDIYGDIDKVPEDLMLWFHHVSWDHKMVSGRTLWEELVHKYYAGVEQVREMQREWSELEGLIDSQRFAQVKALLEIQERDAVRWRDSCVLYFQSLSGKPIPAGLEKPEYDLEHYKALERTHYVPEPWHPASSSRALR